In Cryptomeria japonica unplaced genomic scaffold, Sugi_1.0 HiC_scaffold_62, whole genome shotgun sequence, the following proteins share a genomic window:
- the LOC131863412 gene encoding aspartic proteinase nepenthesin-2-like has product MAYKNVVTMLAVNLFMCCFCTLLLAEAMRANHQFRSDSAFSRLKRMESSIKAQSTGKLEPLVGMGIPEVGEDRAYFMIIGMGTPPISIRSQVDTGSDLIWFDCTALPTSSSTFKSLPCPSSLCSNLPNSTCSTSCQFSHNYTGSRNISGELFSETFTMTNGSGTSHSFAGVAFGCSHDTQRDGEVGADGVVWKNSLVGRNGVVGLGRRKLSLISQIGESKFSYCLADDYSEDYDDISSTPLLFGSAAELSATGV; this is encoded by the coding sequence ATGGCATACAAAAATGTGGTCACAATGCTTGCGGTAAATCTGTTCATGTGCTGCTTTTGTACGTTACTTCTTGCGGAAGCTATGCGCGCAAACCACCAGTTCAGAAGTGATTCAGCCTTTAGCAGGCTCAAAAGAATGGAATCCTCAATTAAAGCTCAAAGTACAGGAAAACTGGAACCTCTAGTGGGTATGGGTATTCCTGAGGTGGGCGAGGACAGAGCATATTTCATGATAATCGGAATGGGAACGCCACCAATAAGCATACGCTCACAAGTTGATACGGGCAGCGATCTAATTTGGTTTGACTGCACAGCCCTCCCCACGAGTTCCTCTACCTTCAAATCTCTCCCCTGCCCATCTTCCCTCTGCTCTAATCTTCCCAATTCGACCTGTTCAACCAGCTGTCAATTTTCTCATAATTACACAGGCAGCCGGAACATATCGGGCGAGTTATTCTCGGAGACCTTCACCATGACAAATGGAAGCGGGACTTCGCATTCCTTTGCTGGAGTAGCATTTGGGTGTAGCCATGACACCCAGCGAGACGGCGAGGTGGGTGCTGACGGCGTAGTGTGGAAAAATAGCCTCGTCGGGAGAAATGGCGTCGTGGGGCTTGGGCGACGGAAATTATCGCTCATCTCACAGATTGGCGAGTCTAAATTTTCCTACTGTCTTGCCGATGATTACTCGGAAGACTACGATGACATATCCTCCACGCCTCTCCTTTTCGGCAGCGCAGCAGAATTGAGCGCCACAGGAGTCTAG
- the LOC131863413 gene encoding aspartic proteinase nepenthesin-2-like, translated as MAHKNAITLVVANLTICCFFSLLCSEEARGGPHLERNSAIARLKRMEASIKAVQSGRTETQLGGAVAPLIRLPTTHVVNIGIGTPPRNFRGKVDTGSDLIWFQCDPFNGSRRYTLPMFYPEDSSTYRPVPCSSSLCSALGNSTCALDCQYSHIYSGSWSTQGELSFETFTMADTSGAAHSFGGIAFGCSHIVQGDGLEEANGVVGLGRGQLSLISQIGESKFSYCLSFEYNGSPFHDIDRFSTPLLLGSAAELNGIGVQSTMVINNTVLPKLNSYYYFSVEGITLGNVSLNIPRGTFDIQSNGSGGFIIDSGTHYTVLPHAAFTAVASVLDSVLGLPRSNDSKAGLSVCYSSPYYDYIPDVNMTFHMLGADYIVEGKHNFVQYTESGPTKIGNLLCLAMLDMDEASVAGVPAVLGSFQQQDYHILYDNAKQRLSFTPTRCRSLYMSSYLQSKAPIPILGCHFLLPLLLLYFVAFSLTV; from the coding sequence ATGGCACACAAAAATGCGATCACATTAGTTGTGGCGAATCTAACAATATGTTGTTTTTTCAGTTTGCTCTGTTCAGAAGAAGCGCGTGGAGGCCCCCATTTGGAAAGGAATTCCGCCATTGCTAGGCTCAAAAGAATGGAAGCCTCGATTAAAGCTGTGCAATCAGGAAGGACCGAAACCCAACTGGGTGGCGCTGTTGCTCCTTTGATCCGCTTGCCCACAACACATGTAGTGAACATTGGCATCGGAACCCCACCAAGAAATTTCCGAGGAAAAGTGGACACGGGAAGCGATTTGATTTGGTTTCAGTGCGATCCCTTCAATGGCTCTAGGAGATATACTCTTCCTATGTTCTACCCAGAAGATTCCTCCACATACAGACCGGTTCCCTGCTCTTCTTCCCTCTGCTCTGCCCTTGGCAATTCAACTTGTGCGCTGGACTGTCAATATTCTCATATATACAGCGGAAGCTGGAGCACGCAGGGAGAACTGTCATTCGAGACGTTCACCATGGCGGATACATCCGGGGCTGCGCATTCCTTTGGCGGAATAGCGTTTGGGTGCAGCCATATCGTTCAGGGAGATGGCTTGGAGGAGGCCAATGGGGTAGTGGGGCTCGGCCGAGGACAATTATCGCTTATCTCACAGATTGGAGAATCCAAATTTTCCTACTGCTTATCTTTCGAATACAATGGATCCCCCTTTCATGACATTGACAGATTTTCGACGCCTCTCCTGTTGGGCAGCGCAGCCGAGTTGAACGGCATAGGAGTGCAGTCGACGATGGTGATAAACAACACAGTCCTGCCCAAGCTTAACAGCTACTATTATTTCTCCGTGGAAGGAATAACTCTGGGGAACGTGTCTCTCAATATTCCACGAGGAACGTTCGATATACAATCAAATGGAAGCGGGGGATTCATCATCGACTCTGGAACACACTACACAGTTTTGCCGCACGCTGCCTTCACTGCAGTGGCATCTGTTTTAGATTCTGTCCTAGGGCTACCCAGATCTAACGATTCTAAAGCTGGGTTAAGTGTATGCTATTCATCACCCTACTATGACTATATCCCTGATGTGAATATGACTTTCCATATGCTTGGTGCAGATTATATTGTCGAAGGTAAACATAATTTCGTTCAATATACAGAATCTGGTCCGACTAAAATTGGAAATTTACTATGTCTGGCAATGTTAGATATGGATGAGGCTTCGGTTGCAGGTGTACCGGCCGTCCTTGGAAGTTTTCAGCAACAAGATTACCATATTCTGTATGACAACGCTAAGCAGAGGCTCTCCTTTACTCCCACCCGCTGCAGATCTCTGTATATGTCCTCTTACCTACAGTCCAAAGCTCCAATCCCTATCTTAGGGTGCCATTTCTTGTTACCGCTGCTGCTGCTTTATTTTGTAGCTTTCTCATTAACAGTATAA